The Streptomyces phaeolivaceus genome has a window encoding:
- a CDS encoding ABC transporter ATP-binding protein: MIRFDAVRKSYPNGTTAVDNLSLELAEGGITVLVGPSGCGKTTTLRMINRMVEPTSGTVSLRGRDIREVNAPELRRGIGYVIQHAGLFPHRTILDNIATVPLLLGWGKKKARSRAAELLELVGLPADMAKRYPNQLSGGQQQRVGVARALGADPPVLLMDEPFSAVDPIVRAELQAEFIRLQKELHKTIVFVTHDIDEAIKLGDNIAVFRTGGKLAQFDTPERLLADPADDFVADFVGQDRGIRRLSFVDAAELPLRDGPVLPASSSVAEARAADAPWVLVVDEDRRPLGWVAAAGLPDTGTLADAPLTPLGHTFSLVGDSARAALDSALLSPARLAIAVDARGAVAGVADAHEVSTTAATAKRTAETTAAEATAAEPAESETTAAESAESEPAAAEPTESEATAAEPAESEATEPAPAVEKSAPADSRGGGER, encoded by the coding sequence TTGATCAGATTCGACGCGGTGAGAAAAAGTTATCCCAACGGCACAACAGCGGTGGACAACCTGTCGCTGGAGCTGGCCGAGGGTGGCATCACGGTGCTGGTCGGTCCTTCCGGCTGCGGCAAGACCACCACCCTGCGCATGATCAACCGCATGGTGGAGCCGACCTCCGGCACGGTGAGCCTGCGCGGCCGGGACATCCGGGAGGTCAACGCGCCCGAGCTGCGCCGGGGCATCGGCTATGTGATCCAGCACGCGGGACTGTTCCCGCACCGCACCATCCTGGACAACATAGCCACCGTTCCCCTGCTGTTGGGGTGGGGCAAGAAGAAGGCGCGGTCCCGGGCGGCGGAGCTGCTCGAGCTGGTCGGTCTGCCCGCCGACATGGCCAAGCGCTATCCGAACCAGCTCTCCGGCGGCCAGCAGCAGCGCGTCGGGGTGGCCAGGGCGCTGGGCGCCGACCCGCCCGTGCTGCTGATGGACGAACCGTTCAGCGCGGTCGACCCGATCGTACGGGCGGAACTGCAGGCCGAGTTCATCCGGCTGCAGAAGGAATTGCACAAGACGATCGTGTTCGTCACCCATGACATCGACGAGGCGATCAAACTCGGCGACAACATCGCCGTTTTCCGGACCGGCGGCAAACTCGCCCAGTTCGACACGCCCGAGCGGCTGCTCGCCGATCCGGCCGACGACTTCGTGGCCGACTTCGTGGGCCAGGACCGGGGCATCCGCCGGCTCTCCTTCGTCGACGCGGCCGAACTGCCGCTGCGCGACGGCCCGGTGCTACCGGCCAGCTCGTCCGTCGCCGAGGCGCGGGCGGCGGACGCGCCCTGGGTACTGGTCGTCGACGAGGACCGCCGGCCGCTCGGCTGGGTGGCCGCCGCCGGACTGCCGGACACCGGCACCCTCGCGGACGCGCCCCTGACCCCGCTCGGCCACACCTTCAGCCTGGTCGGCGACTCCGCACGGGCCGCCCTCGACTCGGCCCTCCTGTCACCCGCCCGCCTCGCGATCGCCGTCGACGCGCGGGGCGCGGTCGCGGGCGTCGCGGACGCGCACGAAGTCTCCACCACGGCGGCCACCGCGAAACGGACGGCGGAGACGACCGCCGCCGAAGCGACCGCCGCCGAGCCGGCCGAGTCCGAGACGACTGCCGCCGAGTCGGCCGAGTCCGAGCCGGCCGCCGCCGAGCCGACCGAGTCCGAGGCGACCGCCGCCGAGCCGGCCGAGTCCGAGGCGACCGAGCCCGCCCCGGCCGTGGAGAAGTCGGCGCCCGCCGACTCCCGGGGCGGCGGTGAACGATGA
- a CDS encoding ornithine cyclodeaminase family protein: protein MQPVWFSFLNGSDIARLELTDTEILDAVEDGLRAQGLGKTVVEPRVHLVPDPAFNGHFNVLRGYVAPLALAGVKIVGDYVGNYEQGLPSEMALLNLFDPRTGMPVAVVDATALTEMRTGALTALGARHLARPDAKVLGHIGARATSYWNVRLLDRLFDLTEIRVHSRRPESRAAFAERLERELGKPVIVTDDWRSCVEDADIVVEASRLERPEPLLRTEWIAPGALVVPYGTNSAVELSLTDIMDKIVVDDWGQAHAGPFGALRAHVDSGRLDETTLHGELGEIVAGLKPGRESPDETNLFWHRGLSLSDIALGAAMLRKAEERGLGQRLRFS, encoded by the coding sequence ATGCAACCGGTCTGGTTCAGCTTTCTGAACGGCTCGGACATCGCCCGGCTCGAACTGACCGACACCGAGATACTCGACGCCGTCGAGGACGGGCTGCGCGCCCAGGGCCTCGGGAAGACGGTCGTCGAGCCACGCGTCCATCTCGTGCCCGACCCCGCCTTCAACGGCCACTTCAACGTCCTGCGCGGCTACGTCGCCCCGCTCGCCCTGGCCGGCGTCAAGATCGTGGGCGACTACGTCGGCAACTACGAACAGGGCCTGCCCTCCGAGATGGCGCTGCTCAACCTGTTCGACCCGCGCACCGGAATGCCGGTGGCCGTGGTGGACGCCACCGCCCTGACCGAGATGCGCACCGGCGCGCTGACCGCCCTCGGGGCACGCCATCTGGCACGCCCGGACGCCAAGGTGCTCGGCCACATCGGCGCCCGCGCCACCTCGTACTGGAACGTCCGGCTGCTCGACCGGCTCTTCGACCTCACCGAGATCCGGGTCCACTCGCGCCGCCCCGAGAGCCGTGCCGCCTTCGCCGAGCGGCTGGAACGGGAGCTGGGCAAGCCGGTGATCGTGACCGACGACTGGCGGAGCTGTGTCGAGGACGCGGACATCGTGGTGGAGGCGTCCCGGCTGGAGCGGCCGGAGCCGCTGCTGCGGACCGAGTGGATCGCTCCCGGCGCCCTGGTCGTGCCCTACGGGACGAACAGCGCGGTCGAGCTGAGCCTCACCGACATCATGGACAAGATCGTCGTCGACGACTGGGGGCAGGCCCACGCCGGACCGTTCGGCGCCCTGCGCGCGCACGTCGACTCCGGCAGGCTCGACGAGACCACTCTGCACGGGGAGTTGGGCGAGATCGTCGCCGGTCTCAAGCCCGGCCGGGAGAGCCCCGACGAGACGAACCTGTTCTGGCACCGGGGCCTGTCCCTGTCGGACATCGCGCTGGGCGCCGCCATGCTCCGCAAGGCCGAGGAGCGCGGCCTCGGCCAGAGGCTGCGGTTCTCGTGA
- a CDS encoding aromatic amino acid ammonia-lyase, producing MTGTAEGAEAVVDGRTLSYDEVVAVARHGAPVVLADEVLPRLTRDRAVVEDVVDHGVPTYGLTTGLGARSSYALPREELEAFSVRTVRGRAHAVGDPLPVPVVRAALLARVNGIAGGGSGVRAEVPRLLVDMLNARVHPVIPEVGSIGASDLCQMAHVGLVVIGEGEAEYGGEVLDGATALRRAGLAPVGLGPRDGHVLCGASPLAAGHGALVLHETAAVLALAQAVTALTYEGFRANTSPLDARVLALRPAPGQSRAARALLALLDGGELTDPGNARRVQDPVSLRCTAQVHGAAYAALDFAAAALDPELNGCGDNPVVLADPDEILSSGNFHTPALALALDTLALALTQTAAVSAERMRRLLDPAVSGLPANLSPYGPERSGFAPLTKTAQALVAEIRMLSVPVSTDPRHGAAAVEDDSTNASLGARRLTTTLTRLRQVLAVEAVVAAQAVDLAAPAVLGRGPEFLRGAIRAVVPRLDDDRPCGVDVERVRRDILESDDVRSTLRSLSGEASAFVEGAA from the coding sequence GTGACGGGGACCGCCGAGGGTGCGGAGGCCGTCGTCGACGGGCGGACACTGTCGTACGACGAGGTCGTGGCCGTCGCCCGTCACGGAGCCCCGGTCGTCCTCGCGGACGAGGTGCTCCCCCGGCTGACCCGCGACCGGGCCGTGGTCGAGGACGTCGTCGACCACGGGGTGCCGACGTACGGCCTGACGACGGGCCTCGGCGCCCGCTCCTCGTACGCGCTGCCGCGCGAGGAGCTGGAGGCGTTCAGTGTCCGCACGGTCCGGGGGCGGGCCCACGCGGTCGGCGATCCGCTGCCGGTGCCCGTCGTACGGGCCGCGCTCCTCGCCCGGGTCAACGGCATCGCGGGCGGCGGCAGCGGGGTGCGGGCCGAGGTGCCGCGGCTGCTGGTGGACATGCTGAACGCGCGGGTGCATCCGGTGATCCCGGAGGTCGGGTCGATCGGGGCGTCCGATCTGTGCCAGATGGCCCATGTGGGGCTGGTCGTCATCGGGGAGGGCGAGGCCGAGTACGGCGGCGAGGTGCTCGACGGTGCCACGGCCCTGCGGCGGGCCGGGCTCGCCCCCGTCGGGCTGGGGCCGAGGGACGGGCATGTGCTGTGCGGCGCGAGCCCGCTGGCGGCCGGGCACGGCGCTCTCGTCCTGCACGAGACGGCCGCCGTCCTCGCGCTGGCGCAGGCGGTCACGGCACTCACGTACGAGGGCTTCCGGGCCAACACCAGTCCGCTCGACGCGCGGGTACTGGCGCTGCGCCCCGCCCCCGGCCAGTCCCGCGCGGCGCGGGCGCTGCTCGCCCTGCTGGACGGCGGGGAGCTGACCGACCCGGGCAACGCGCGGCGCGTCCAGGACCCCGTCAGCCTCCGCTGCACGGCCCAGGTGCACGGGGCCGCGTACGCGGCGCTGGACTTCGCCGCCGCCGCGCTGGACCCCGAGCTGAACGGCTGCGGCGACAACCCGGTGGTCCTCGCCGACCCGGACGAGATCCTCTCCTCCGGCAACTTCCACACCCCGGCGCTGGCGCTCGCCCTCGACACGCTCGCGCTGGCGCTGACCCAGACCGCGGCCGTCTCCGCCGAGCGCATGCGCCGGCTGCTCGACCCCGCCGTCAGCGGACTGCCGGCGAACCTGTCGCCGTACGGTCCGGAGCGGTCGGGTTTCGCGCCGCTGACCAAGACGGCGCAGGCGCTCGTCGCGGAGATCCGCATGCTGTCCGTGCCGGTCTCCACCGACCCGCGCCATGGCGCGGCGGCCGTGGAGGACGACTCGACCAACGCGTCCCTGGGCGCCCGGCGGCTGACGACGACGCTCACCAGGCTGCGGCAGGTGCTCGCCGTGGAGGCCGTGGTCGCCGCGCAGGCGGTGGATCTGGCGGCACCGGCCGTACTGGGGCGCGGACCGGAGTTCCTGCGGGGCGCGATCCGGGCAGTTGTTCCCCGCCTGGACGACGACCGGCCGTGCGGGGTGGACGTGGAGCGGGTGCGCCGCGACATCCTGGAGTCGGACGATGTCCGGAGCACCCTGCGCTCCCTGTCCGGGGAAGCGTCGGCCTTCGTGGAAGGAGCGGCATGA
- a CDS encoding amidohydrolase family protein: MTNCDVHQHLWTPSLVTALRSRREPPFLDGWTLHLDGEPPFRLPPADHDIARRTEVAGADGLGRALVSLSSPIGVEWLPATEARPLLDAYHEGAAGLPEPFGAWAAACVRDVDAKATAEDLDRGFVGLQLPADALVDAAGYDRCAPLLDLLEERDLPLFVHPGPAPGGAGGPGWWPAMVPYVEQMHSAWFAFRAFGRPRHPRLRVCFALLAGLAPLHGERFAARGGGADTGADPGVFVETSSYGPTAVEAVVRALGVDAVVQGSDRPYAEPPQQPGFGLGGAAAYAFRITNPRRLLTGTDG, from the coding sequence ATGACCAACTGCGACGTGCACCAGCATCTGTGGACCCCCTCGCTGGTGACGGCCCTGCGGTCACGCCGCGAACCACCGTTCCTGGACGGCTGGACCCTCCACCTCGACGGCGAGCCGCCCTTCCGGCTGCCGCCCGCCGACCACGACATCGCCCGCCGTACGGAGGTGGCCGGCGCCGACGGCCTGGGCCGGGCCCTCGTCTCGCTCTCCTCCCCGATCGGGGTGGAGTGGCTGCCCGCGACCGAGGCCCGCCCCCTGCTCGACGCCTACCACGAGGGGGCGGCGGGGCTGCCCGAACCGTTCGGCGCCTGGGCCGCCGCCTGTGTCCGGGACGTGGACGCCAAGGCGACCGCCGAGGACCTCGACCGGGGCTTCGTCGGCCTCCAGCTCCCGGCGGACGCCCTCGTCGACGCGGCCGGCTACGACCGCTGCGCCCCGCTCCTCGACCTCCTCGAAGAGCGCGATCTGCCGCTGTTCGTGCACCCGGGGCCCGCTCCGGGCGGCGCCGGAGGGCCCGGCTGGTGGCCCGCGATGGTCCCGTACGTGGAGCAGATGCACTCGGCCTGGTTCGCCTTCCGTGCCTTCGGCCGCCCCCGCCATCCCCGGCTGCGGGTCTGCTTCGCCCTGCTGGCCGGGCTCGCCCCGCTGCACGGGGAGCGGTTCGCCGCCCGTGGCGGCGGCGCCGACACCGGAGCGGACCCGGGTGTCTTCGTGGAGACGTCCTCCTACGGCCCGACCGCCGTCGAGGCCGTGGTCCGGGCCCTCGGTGTGGACGCCGTCGTCCAGGGCTCCGACCGCCCCTACGCCGAGCCCCCGCAGCAGCCCGGCTTCGGCCTGGGCGGGGCGGCGGCGTACGCCTTCCGCATCACCAATCCACGACGCCTGCTCACCGGCACGGACGGCTGA
- a CDS encoding S8 family serine peptidase, whose amino-acid sequence MPRPRRAAGCLVLLTLTLSVLPGQAPSAATSPSTSTSLWEPGGTAPATAPAVRTVTLLTGDQVAVAEAEAGDTVSVTPGEGRERLAFTRYEDSGHQYVVPDDALALVASGALDRRLFDVTGLADAGYDTAHGVPLIVKYRAGEGSSGRLRAGVRAAGARVTRTLPGLRLTAVRAASDAATPLWDELTERDADSGERELAADVARVWLDARLTVSDDVSVRQIGAPAAWEAGYTGTGVKVAVLDTGVDDTHPDIATRVVEKENFTTAPDTTDLVGHGTHVASIVAGDGAASAGRYTGVAPGASLLVGKVCVDRGCEESAILAGMEWAAPRARVVNMSLSGADAPGTDPLEEAVDTLSAKFGTLFAVAAGNSGRDQDVRSPASADAALAVGAVDADDALTDFSSRGPRVGDGVIKPDITAPGEAIVAARSQDSDLEPVADNPAYTPLSGTSMATPHVAGAAALLAQRHPDWTGERLKQALMGSAKPNPALSVHAQGAGRVDIARAVGQDVTVSPPSLSLGTHSWPHDDDRPLTRTLTYRNSGPTDLTLDLTTTATGPDGSAAPDGLFTVAPARLTVPAGGAAEAVLTADTRVDSVTGLFTGAVLARAGDTTVRGVLAVTKAHETHPLTVKVLDRDGRPAAGSFVNVLDIDRGEGRYVYGAQGTGTVEVRPGRHHLDVHVATAAPDGSYDHTVVALPLKRITGAETIVLDAREGRPVTVAPPRKDATSALAAVSLLRTTPSGAGVSSLVTAGSFARLQTADLSAGKGRLPADAGTLTAVVRSSWAKQAPDGTFTDTPYDYELAWVVRGRMPTDFHGRARRGDLTKVTHTFHNDRPDEPTAGLWTYAFPPEGGTAPSPDIKFRAAGKRTVHYSARGLTWTLVYNRLNSRGQSEFQQWGAPVGFAAGGKDGLRWGHGPLGPSFADQRSRTYGSVRRQGDTLMFHTPPFADQDPGHTGFSLGDSGRTRLWREGKLLADVPYPFYDAQGPVPAAESSYRLETSVDRGGQGYLTSTSVRAAWTFRSGRTDGGGWTALPVTAIRFTPELRQDESARAGHRMTLPVELRRQPGAPESAVRDLSVEVSYDDGATWTAVDVRRTGDPARWRAELRNPRGGFASLRAKSVDADGNTAEYTVIRAYRLR is encoded by the coding sequence TTGCCGCGCCCCAGACGTGCGGCGGGTTGCCTCGTCCTGCTCACGCTCACCCTGAGCGTGCTGCCAGGACAGGCCCCGTCCGCAGCGACATCCCCGTCCACGTCCACCTCTCTCTGGGAACCCGGGGGCACGGCGCCGGCCACCGCCCCGGCCGTCCGCACCGTCACCCTGCTGACCGGCGATCAGGTCGCCGTCGCGGAGGCCGAGGCGGGCGACACCGTCTCCGTCACCCCCGGCGAGGGCCGCGAGCGGCTGGCCTTCACCCGCTACGAGGACTCCGGCCACCAGTACGTGGTCCCGGACGACGCCCTCGCCCTCGTCGCCTCCGGCGCCCTGGACCGCCGACTCTTCGACGTGACCGGCCTGGCGGACGCCGGGTACGACACCGCGCACGGCGTCCCACTGATCGTCAAGTACCGGGCGGGGGAGGGGAGTTCCGGGCGACTGCGGGCCGGTGTGCGCGCGGCGGGCGCCCGGGTGACCCGTACCCTCCCCGGGCTGCGCCTGACCGCCGTACGGGCCGCTTCCGACGCCGCGACCCCGCTGTGGGACGAGCTGACCGAGCGGGACGCGGACAGCGGTGAGCGGGAACTCGCCGCCGATGTCGCCCGGGTCTGGCTGGACGCGCGGCTGACCGTCAGCGACGACGTCAGTGTGCGCCAGATCGGCGCGCCCGCCGCGTGGGAGGCGGGCTACACCGGCACCGGGGTGAAGGTCGCCGTCCTGGACACCGGTGTCGACGACACCCACCCCGACATCGCGACACGTGTGGTGGAGAAGGAGAACTTCACCACCGCGCCCGACACCACCGACCTCGTCGGCCACGGCACCCATGTGGCGTCGATCGTCGCGGGCGACGGCGCCGCGTCCGCCGGCCGGTACACCGGGGTCGCCCCCGGCGCCTCCCTGCTCGTCGGCAAGGTCTGTGTGGACCGGGGCTGCGAGGAGTCGGCGATCCTGGCCGGCATGGAATGGGCCGCGCCGCGCGCCCGGGTGGTCAACATGAGCCTGAGCGGCGCCGACGCGCCGGGGACCGATCCGCTGGAGGAGGCCGTCGACACGCTCAGCGCCAAGTTCGGCACGCTCTTCGCGGTCGCGGCGGGCAACTCCGGCCGGGACCAGGACGTCCGCAGCCCCGCCAGCGCCGACGCGGCGCTCGCCGTTGGGGCGGTCGACGCCGATGACGCGCTCACCGACTTCTCCAGCCGGGGCCCGCGCGTGGGCGACGGCGTGATCAAGCCCGACATCACCGCGCCCGGCGAGGCGATCGTGGCCGCCCGCTCCCAGGACAGCGACCTCGAACCCGTCGCGGACAACCCGGCGTACACCCCGCTGTCCGGCACCTCCATGGCCACCCCGCACGTCGCGGGCGCCGCCGCGCTCCTCGCCCAGCGGCACCCCGACTGGACCGGCGAGCGGCTCAAGCAGGCGCTGATGGGCTCGGCGAAACCGAACCCCGCCCTGAGCGTCCACGCCCAGGGCGCGGGCCGCGTCGACATCGCCCGCGCCGTCGGCCAGGACGTCACCGTCTCCCCGCCGAGCCTGTCGCTGGGCACCCACTCCTGGCCGCACGACGACGACCGGCCCCTCACCAGAACCCTCACCTACCGCAACTCCGGCCCCACGGACCTCACCCTCGACCTCACCACGACCGCCACCGGCCCGGACGGCAGTGCCGCGCCCGACGGCCTGTTCACGGTCGCCCCGGCCCGGCTGACCGTCCCCGCCGGGGGCGCCGCCGAGGCCGTGCTCACCGCCGACACCCGCGTCGACAGCGTCACCGGCCTCTTCACCGGCGCCGTCCTGGCCCGCGCCGGGGACACCACGGTCCGCGGCGTCCTCGCCGTCACCAAGGCGCACGAGACCCACCCGCTGACCGTCAAGGTCCTGGACCGCGACGGCCGACCGGCCGCCGGAAGCTTCGTGAACGTCCTCGACATCGACCGGGGCGAGGGACGGTACGTCTACGGGGCCCAGGGCACCGGCACGGTCGAGGTCCGCCCCGGCCGCCACCACCTGGACGTCCATGTCGCCACGGCCGCCCCGGACGGAAGCTACGACCACACCGTGGTGGCCCTCCCGCTGAAGCGGATCACCGGCGCGGAGACGATCGTCCTCGACGCCCGCGAGGGCAGACCCGTCACCGTGGCCCCGCCCCGGAAGGACGCCACGAGCGCGCTCGCCGCCGTCAGCCTCCTGCGGACCACCCCGTCCGGGGCGGGCGTCTCGTCGCTGGTGACGGCCGGCTCGTTCGCCCGGCTCCAGACCGCCGACCTGAGCGCGGGGAAGGGGAGGCTGCCCGCCGACGCCGGTACCCTCACCGCCGTGGTCCGCAGCTCCTGGGCGAAGCAGGCGCCGGACGGCACCTTCACCGACACCCCGTACGACTACGAGCTGGCCTGGGTGGTGCGGGGCCGGATGCCCACCGACTTCCACGGCCGGGCCCGGCGCGGCGACCTGACGAAGGTCACCCACACCTTCCACAACGACCGCCCCGACGAACCCACCGCCGGACTGTGGACCTACGCCTTCCCGCCCGAGGGCGGCACCGCGCCCAGCCCCGACATCAAGTTCCGGGCCGCCGGGAAACGCACCGTCCACTACTCGGCACGCGGCCTCACCTGGACCCTCGTCTACAACCGGCTCAACTCGCGCGGCCAGAGCGAGTTCCAGCAGTGGGGCGCGCCCGTCGGCTTCGCGGCGGGCGGCAAGGACGGACTGCGCTGGGGCCACGGTCCGCTCGGGCCGAGCTTCGCCGACCAGAGGTCGCGGACGTACGGCAGTGTGCGGCGGCAGGGGGACACCCTGATGTTCCACACGCCGCCGTTCGCCGACCAGGACCCGGGGCACACCGGCTTCTCCCTCGGCGACTCCGGCCGCACCCGTCTGTGGCGCGAGGGCAAGCTGCTCGCCGATGTGCCGTACCCGTTCTACGACGCGCAGGGCCCGGTGCCGGCGGCGGAGTCCTCGTACCGGCTGGAGACCTCCGTGGACCGGGGCGGGCAGGGGTATCTCACCTCGACCTCCGTCCGGGCGGCCTGGACCTTCCGGTCGGGGCGCACCGACGGCGGCGGCTGGACCGCGCTGCCGGTGACCGCGATCCGGTTCACCCCCGAACTCCGCCAGGACGAGTCCGCCCGCGCCGGCCACCGGATGACCCTGCCCGTGGAGCTGCGACGGCAGCCCGGCGCACCGGAGTCGGCCGTACGGGACCTGAGCGTGGAGGTGTCGTACGACGACGGGGCCACCTGGACCGCCGTGGACGTCCGGCGGACCGGTGACCCGGCGCGCTGGCGGGCGGAGCTGAGGAACCCGCGCGGCGGCTTCGCCTCCCTGCGGGCGAAGTCCGTCGACGCCGACGGGAACACCGCCGAGTACACGGTGATCCGCGCGTACCGGCTGCGCTGA
- a CDS encoding cytochrome P450, whose translation MVRETQSGEGVSVEPDGAGLEAMSPEPLLTRDYETRPSLVYERLRQRHGAVAPVDLLGVPAWLVLGYREALQVLQDDAGWPKGLENWRARTEGRVPADWPLGPSLEVNHVLIQGGPGYPALRSAWDQALKPFQDPRNPQAKRLKSAVTVYADELITLMGQAGGTGLADLSAQFSRPLPLMVASHLLGFPGSQGDDALMDMWRVLDAGPDAGPALDRLLGALAELAELKLKTPGEDFPSYLLAAHPDLSLDALARELFMLLGMTSDHVGILVSNTVVEVLSGEDSVRASLSAGMVREAMNRVVMRKPPLVNFVPRFAARDTRLGEYTIRAGDPVWVSSAAAHADPLFADHVAPSTTTVSTRAHLSWGAGPRQCPARELASTVAAVGVGRLFERFAHLDLALPVDQLPWRSSPFMRGLRSLPVRYELAPDAEQPPDPAGAGDTDAGDTDAAGAVTPDVSARQRSSLWRYLTGLIRSGR comes from the coding sequence ATGGTGAGGGAAACCCAGTCGGGTGAGGGTGTGTCCGTGGAACCGGACGGCGCGGGGTTGGAGGCGATGTCTCCGGAACCGCTGCTGACCCGGGACTACGAGACGCGCCCCTCGCTGGTGTACGAGCGGCTGCGGCAGCGCCACGGGGCGGTGGCGCCGGTCGATCTGCTGGGCGTACCCGCCTGGCTGGTGCTGGGCTACCGCGAGGCGCTCCAGGTGCTGCAGGACGACGCCGGCTGGCCCAAGGGGCTGGAGAACTGGCGGGCCAGGACCGAGGGCAGGGTCCCGGCCGACTGGCCGCTCGGCCCCTCCCTGGAGGTCAACCACGTCCTCATCCAGGGCGGCCCCGGCTATCCGGCGCTGCGGTCGGCGTGGGACCAGGCGCTCAAGCCGTTCCAGGACCCGCGCAACCCCCAGGCCAAGCGGCTCAAGTCGGCCGTGACCGTCTACGCCGACGAACTGATCACCCTGATGGGGCAGGCGGGCGGCACCGGGCTCGCGGACCTGTCCGCGCAGTTCTCCCGCCCCCTGCCGCTGATGGTGGCCAGCCATCTGCTCGGCTTCCCCGGCTCGCAGGGCGACGACGCCCTGATGGACATGTGGCGGGTGCTGGACGCGGGACCCGACGCGGGGCCCGCCCTGGACCGGCTGCTCGGCGCGCTCGCGGAACTGGCCGAGCTGAAGCTGAAGACCCCGGGCGAGGACTTCCCCTCCTATCTGCTGGCCGCCCACCCGGACCTCTCCCTCGACGCGCTGGCCCGCGAACTGTTCATGCTGCTCGGCATGACCTCCGACCATGTCGGCATCCTCGTCTCCAACACGGTCGTCGAGGTCCTGTCGGGCGAGGACAGCGTGCGGGCCAGCCTCTCCGCCGGCATGGTCCGGGAGGCCATGAACCGCGTCGTCATGCGCAAGCCGCCGCTGGTGAACTTCGTCCCGAGGTTCGCCGCGAGGGACACCCGGCTCGGCGAGTACACGATCCGCGCGGGCGACCCGGTCTGGGTCTCCTCGGCCGCCGCGCACGCCGACCCGCTCTTCGCCGACCATGTGGCGCCCAGCACCACCACGGTCAGCACCCGGGCCCATCTGTCCTGGGGCGCCGGCCCGCGCCAGTGCCCGGCCCGTGAACTCGCCTCGACGGTCGCGGCCGTCGGAGTGGGCCGGCTGTTCGAGCGGTTCGCCCATCTCGACCTCGCCCTCCCCGTCGACCAACTGCCCTGGCGTTCCTCGCCGTTCATGCGGGGCCTGCGCTCGCTGCCCGTGCGCTACGAACTCGCGCCGGACGCCGAACAGCCGCCGGACCCGGCGGGTGCGGGTGATACTGACGCGGGTGACACGGACGCGGCGGGGGCGGTGACGCCGGACGTCTCCGCCCGGCAGCGTTCCTCGCTGTGGCGCTACCTCACGGGGCTGATCCGCTCCGGCCGCTGA
- a CDS encoding phosphoribosylanthranilate isomerase produces the protein MRQAGGVSNSSDSDLLFVKICGLRTEQDVDTAVEAGADAVGFVFSASPRRIDAALAARLSRRVPEHVLTVGVFREEPLADVRAVAAESGIRAIQLHGPDDRAYYDELASDDLTLIRAAAFGDAVPRCGDFGEDMLLLDAPVPGSGIAWDWASKPLVAAGEKWLLAGGLTPENVRDAVAATSPWGVDVSSGVEQRRGVKDHGLIREFVKAARAGR, from the coding sequence ATGCGGCAGGCTGGGGGTGTGAGCAACTCCAGTGACAGTGACCTCCTCTTCGTCAAGATCTGCGGTCTGCGGACCGAGCAGGACGTCGACACGGCCGTCGAGGCGGGTGCCGATGCCGTCGGGTTCGTCTTCTCCGCCAGTCCGCGCCGGATCGACGCCGCCCTCGCCGCCCGGCTGAGCCGCCGGGTGCCCGAGCACGTCCTGACCGTCGGTGTGTTCCGCGAGGAACCCCTGGCCGACGTACGGGCCGTGGCCGCCGAGTCGGGGATCCGCGCGATCCAGCTGCACGGCCCCGACGACCGCGCCTACTACGACGAACTGGCGAGCGACGACCTGACCCTGATCCGCGCCGCCGCGTTCGGCGACGCGGTGCCGCGCTGCGGCGATTTCGGCGAGGACATGCTCCTCCTCGACGCGCCCGTCCCCGGCTCGGGCATCGCCTGGGACTGGGCGAGCAAGCCGCTGGTCGCCGCCGGGGAGAAGTGGCTCCTCGCGGGCGGACTCACCCCGGAGAACGTGCGGGACGCCGTCGCCGCCACCAGCCCCTGGGGCGTCGACGTCTCCAGCGGTGTGGAGCAGCGCCGGGGCGTCAAGGACCACGGTCTGATCAGGGAGTTCGTCAAGGCGGCCCGCGCCGGCAGGTGA